A genomic window from Haloferax sp. Atlit-12N includes:
- a CDS encoding carbohydrate ABC transporter permease → MSQRHEPSFSDRIRYRRKQLRESLPSSDRSVPYLFLSPFFALFSVFLAFPIFYTLYLSFFRFEGVSNSTILWIETAIFDYRLVGISDLTFVGFDNYLRLLSDSLFHQSMYNTVFILLVQVPIMVGLALALALAWNASFVRFRGVFRTIIALPVSANLVAYATVFLVLFQETGLINYALGLVGIGPIPWLQDAFWSRFTIVGAVTWRWTGYNMIILLAGLQNVPKHLYEAAEIDGASRFEKFRYVTVPQLRPVLLFVVVTSTIGTFKLFAEPVTISQGGAPLESTITIVQYIYQTAFIDFRLGYASALTYVLIAIVSTLSLVQIKLGGTNNA, encoded by the coding sequence ATGAGCCAACGACACGAGCCGAGTTTCTCGGATCGGATTCGATACCGGCGCAAGCAACTTCGGGAGAGTCTTCCGTCTTCTGATCGGAGTGTTCCGTACCTTTTCCTCTCGCCGTTTTTCGCCCTGTTTAGTGTCTTCTTGGCGTTCCCCATCTTCTATACGCTCTACCTCTCGTTTTTCCGCTTCGAAGGGGTGAGCAACTCAACTATCCTCTGGATCGAAACCGCGATATTCGACTACCGGTTGGTTGGCATCTCCGACCTCACGTTCGTCGGGTTCGACAACTACCTAAGGCTCCTGTCGGACTCGCTTTTCCACCAGTCGATGTACAACACCGTGTTCATCCTGCTGGTTCAGGTCCCAATCATGGTGGGGCTAGCTCTCGCTCTTGCGCTCGCATGGAATGCGAGCTTCGTGCGGTTCCGCGGGGTCTTCCGGACGATCATCGCGCTTCCAGTCTCGGCTAACCTCGTGGCCTATGCAACCGTTTTTCTGGTATTGTTCCAGGAGACAGGACTCATCAACTACGCACTCGGACTCGTCGGCATCGGTCCAATACCATGGCTCCAAGACGCGTTTTGGTCTCGGTTTACGATTGTCGGTGCAGTCACTTGGCGCTGGACGGGGTACAACATGATTATCCTCCTCGCGGGACTGCAGAACGTCCCGAAACACCTCTACGAAGCGGCCGAAATCGACGGTGCGAGCCGGTTCGAGAAGTTCAGATATGTCACCGTCCCGCAGCTCCGCCCGGTACTTCTCTTCGTGGTGGTTACATCGACTATCGGGACGTTCAAGCTATTTGCGGAGCCCGTGACGATCTCGCAGGGCGGTGCGCCCCTCGAATCGACGATTACGATCGTACAGTACATCTATCAGACAGCGTTTATCGACTTCCGTCTTGGGTATGCCAGCGCTCTCACGTACGTTCTGATCGCAATCGTGAGTACGCTGTCTCTCGTTCAGATCAAACTGGGGGGGACGAACAATGCATGA